In Pseudomonas abieticivorans, the genomic window ATCGGGCCTTCGAAAGTGGACATGCCGTAAAACGCCAGGGACACCACCAGAAAGCGCAGGATCGGGTCGGTGCGCAACTTATGCCAGGCGCCCGAGAGGGTCATCATGCCGTTGATCATGCCGCCCCAGCTGGGCGCCAGCAGGATGATCGACATGGCCATGCCCAGGCTCTGCGCCCAGTCTGGCAGGGCGGTGTAGTGCAGGTGGTGGGGGCCGGCCCAGATGTACAGGGTGATCAGCGCCCAGAAGTGCACGATGGACAGGCGATAGGAGTAAATGGGCCGCTCGGCCTGTTTGGGCACGAAGTAATACATCATGCCCAGAAAACCCGTGGTCAGGAAAAAGCCCACGGCATTGTGCCCGTACCACCACTGGATCATCGCGTCGGTGGCGCCGGCGTAGGCCGAATAAGACTTGAACAGGCTCACTGGCAGGGAGATGTGGTTGACGATGTGCAGCATCGCCGTGACCAGGATGAACGCCCCGTAGAACCAGTTACCCACGTAGATGTGCTTGGTCTTGCGCTTGACGATGGTGCCGAAGAACACCACCGCGTAGGTGACCCAGACAATCGCCAGCAGGATGGCGATCGGCCATTCAAGCTCCGCGTATTCCTTGGTGGTGGTGTAGCCCAGCGGCAAAGTGACGATGGCGGAGACGATCACCGCTTGCCAGCCCCAGAAGGTGAATGCCGCCAAGCCATCGGAAATCAGCCGTGTCTGACAGGTACGCTGCACGACGTAGTAAGACGTGGAGAACAGTGCGCAGCCGCCGAACGCGAAAATCACCAGGTTGGTGTGCAAGGGGCGCAGCCGGCCGAAGGTGGTCCAGGGCAGGTCGAAGTTGAGCTGCGGCCAGACCAATTGCGAGGCGATGAACACGCCCAGCCCCATGCCAACAATCCCCCAGACCACCGTCATGATGGCGAACTGGCGGACCACCTTATAGTTATAAGCAGTCGGACTGATTGCTGTGCTCATTCTAAGGTTCCACGGTTTAGGTGTTGTTATTAAATTATAAAAACGGCCGCAAGTATGGGCAAAGCATCAGGTCATTGCAACGC contains:
- the ccoN gene encoding cytochrome-c oxidase, cbb3-type subunit I, which translates into the protein MSTAISPTAYNYKVVRQFAIMTVVWGIVGMGLGVFIASQLVWPQLNFDLPWTTFGRLRPLHTNLVIFAFGGCALFSTSYYVVQRTCQTRLISDGLAAFTFWGWQAVIVSAIVTLPLGYTTTKEYAELEWPIAILLAIVWVTYAVVFFGTIVKRKTKHIYVGNWFYGAFILVTAMLHIVNHISLPVSLFKSYSAYAGATDAMIQWWYGHNAVGFFLTTGFLGMMYYFVPKQAERPIYSYRLSIVHFWALITLYIWAGPHHLHYTALPDWAQSLGMAMSIILLAPSWGGMINGMMTLSGAWHKLRTDPILRFLVVSLAFYGMSTFEGPMMAIKTVNSLSHYTDWTIGHVHAGALGWVAMISIGALYHMIPKIFGRQQMHSIGLINAHFWLATIGTVLYIASMWVNGITQGLMWRAINDDGTLTYSFVEALQASHPGYIVRALGGAFFASGMLLMAYNVWRTVRAATPEEAEAAAQIVVVGAH